The following is a genomic window from Cryptococcus depauperatus CBS 7841 chromosome 2, complete sequence.
TGAAGGCCAAATTAGCAAGCGATGTCAATACATGATTGAGGTTTTGTTCCAAGTTAGAAAGGACAAATATAAGGACAACCCAGCCATTCCTGAGGGGTTGGatttggtggaagaagaagagcaaatcACTCATCGAGTAACTCTGGATGATGAGTTACAGGTTCAAGAAAGCCTTAGTATGTTTCAATTAAGGTTTAATTCTCCCACAGTGGCCCTGATATAATTGCAGATCTGTTTAAGGTTGACCCCAACTTCCTTCAAAACGAACAACGCTATGCTGACATCAAACGCGAAATTCTTGGCGATTCAGATGATGACTCTGGAACGGAAGGTGACAGCGAAGTGTCGGACTCTGAGGATGAGCTGAAAGACGATGTTGCACCGGAGAAAGCCGGTATTCAAGATATGACAGAAACAAATCTGATAAATTTGAGGAGAACGATCTACCTCACTATTATGAACTCCGTAAGTTAAACTAGTAATCTTTGGTGTGCAATATGGCACTTATCTCTGCTCAGCtcaactttgaagaagCCGTTCACAAACTACAAAGAATTAATATTCCCGAGGGCCGAGAGGTgtgtctttctcttttcatttgcGTCGAGTCAATGCTGACATCTTTCCAGATCGAACTTTGTAACATGGTTGTAGAATGTTGTTCGCAAGAGCGAACATACTCTAACTTTTATGGCCTTATCGGCGAACGTTTCTGCAAGCTCCATCGGGTATGGACTGACGCTTTCCAGGAAGCCTTTCAAAAGTACTATGACACCATTCATCGATACGAAACGAATAAATTACGAAATATCGGTCGCTTCTTTGGTCATCTTTTGGCTTCTGACGGTATTTCGTGGGCAGTTCTACATGTAATACACATGAACGAAGAAGAAACGACTTCATCTAGCCGTATTTTTGCCAAAATTATGTTTCAGGAGATGGTGGAGGAGATGGGCATCAACCGTGTCACTGAACGATTCCGTATTCCAGATCTCAAGCCTGCATTCGCAGGCTTGTTTCCCATGGACAACCCCAAAAACACTCGTTTCGCCATTAATTATTTCACTTCTATTGGAATGGGCAAGGTTACAGAAGAGATGCGAGAATACCTCGCGAATGCTCCGAGGCTGCTTGCTGCTCAACAGGCAGCACAAAAGGCACTTGAATCATCATCTGATTCAGACTCCAGTTCATCCGATACCAGTTCAGACATTTCTTCGACAGACTCGGATTCTGATTCTTCTCGTTAGAGGAAGGTCAGTTGGTAGCGTCAGCAAGGTGACCTATCTACGAGACCTGAGTTTGGCAGATCAGAAGATGTTGGGCGCTCCAGGAGCTTTTTACGTAACGTCTCAGCCCTGCCGGTATATGTATCTCTAATGTCCCTGCTACATTCATACATGCAATCCATAATTCGACAGGTTATCAGCCTTGATGCTCACCAACAATCTCCTAACTTGTGACTGTTGACCATATCACGTCTTACGCTAGATATATTCATTACGTAACTCGACCATCCATCATCAACCTGGTAGCCTACCTATACGCTTTCATTACATAAACTCAAAGAAGACCTTGTGTTCAGTACAGAGTCGTAAAATCGGCCAGGTCTGCGTTTTGCCATTTTCTATTTTCTTATTATCCAGTTCGATTTTGTTTAACTATTGTTCAATTGATAGATATGTAAGAAGTGCTGATAGAGTGTGTGATCCTCTAAGAGCATCCATCTATCATATGTTCTACCACTAGGCCTTACCATATTGAACAGATCAACTGTTACCAACAACATTCAAAACTGACACTTCTGTCAACTTGAACACGAGTCTCGCCACGATCTTGCAACCGAAGCCTGTAAATAACTATCGCCATCTCTCTGCTCTGTGCTCCAAAGCCATCAAGATCATAACCAAAATAATTTGGGAATAACCAGTGTGTTGCGACCCGGCCAATAATTCAAGTCTCTAAGCCTTAACAAAACGGCCGCGAAACTACGATCAGTATTGACAGTTTGCTTATAGGCTATCTTGTATGTCATGCCGCCAGGGCTGCAACAAGTTGTTTGCTGTTGTTGCCGACAAGGACTCCATCAGAGTTGTTCTCTTCTTAATCAACcactttgactttgaatgTAACCAAGATGATACCAAGGCAGCCTTTTCGGACGGCGATCTGGACGAAACAGTCTATCTGAAGCCTCCCAAATGCAACGACACTTTTAACTGTGGCTCTTGCTCGCAAAGCTCTGTTGGTGTTGATCATTTCCGCTTTACTGTCATTCATCTTTACGTCCCATTGCCATTACCACCGTTATACTGATTCCCGATCCTTCTCGCTGATGCCGTCTCCTCAAGGGCGAGGATGCAATGGCGACCAAGTAACCAGGGAAAGGGTTGGATCTGAGATGTTCGTCTTGCAAAGGGTAATGTAAAGCAACATATCTGGATTACAGCTTGGCTATACATTGACAGATCTCATAAGGTAACACGATACATTTAAAATAGCGTTTTAAACTAACTTGCTTCATTTTCTACATTTGACTGTCGAACTATACAAATCCTTCCAATAGAGGCAGTTAAATTTTGGCTTTCTTGGGAGTACCTTCTGCATCCTCAGTCTCTGCTTTTCGTTTCTCCCCGATAGCtgcttcctcctccacAACATCAGAATCGTAATCGTCATCGTCGTCTACCTGCTCCGTCTTTCCAATCCATTAATCAACACTCGCCATGTCTGCAAGCCCACAACACAATGGCTTCGAGGGAACTCACGTTGTAAAAATCTTCAAGGACTTTTTTGTGGTTTATTCCACTACtgtcatcttcatcctcttcttcatcgtcacTAAAATCGCTTTCATAgacctcgtcttcttcttcgtcttctccctcgtcttctccctcgtcttctccctcatcttctccctcatcttctccctcatcttttccgTCTTCTCCCACTTCGTCTCCCTTTACATCTccctcttcgtcttcatgATCCTTGACAGTAACTCGAGCATTCATGGCAGCGGTGGATGCATTTTCAGAGAGCGCTATATGACCCCAATAGAATTCGCATGAGATAATAATATAACGGATTGTGAAAGTGACTTACGTTTCTGAACCTTTTCGACTACCATCTCACAAGTATGCAATTATCTGCAAATAATAAATCCCAACTATTGATGCGATAACAAaagcaaattcaagaaTCTTGAAAGCTTTCAATTGTAATTGTAATTCAGTTgacaacctccacctccacaCTCTTCGTCATTGAATTGATTTTCTAGCTTCTGTCTGTAAAAAAACAGCTTTCAACATTTGTTTGttattggaagaaatcttttcctttgaTTTCTGACTTGTTACAGGCATTGGAAGAGTAGCATAGGGAATTATGGAAAATACATTGTCGGAAGCAGCTATCAATCAGAGAGCGTCTATCGCAGAGAAGCGGAGACGGCAAGAGCATGCTCAGCGAGCTGTAAGCACTCTATCCATCTTACGCATGTTGGCATCGCAACAATGCTCACTATTTGTGCACGATGCATTGGCTAATTCAATACTTAGTATGACGTACAGTTTACCGGAGGACTCCAGGTACAGTGGTCGTCGATTTACGAACTCAAGCCTTGACATGTATAGGGTGCAATCAAATGGACCATTTTTGGCGCTGTAGCTTGTGTCGTGGGCCACTACACATTTCCCGGCTTTCAGTGTGTATTTTCTCAAATCCGCTTACAAAGGTATATGCTTATAGAAAATCCGAGGCGGCAAACGTTGGGACTGAAAGCATTCCTGACAAGCTCAGGTATGCAGCCATTTGGTTTGAGTTTTAGGTCTATTCCTGATGGATGATAAAGCAACTATCATAGGCCTAGTCCTTGGCGCCGGTTCGTCTCAGACATCTTTGAATTATATGTCCAATGTTGACTTGCCTACCCAGATGACCATCTCCTTCGTTTTGAACATGCCCATCGTATGGAAGAGAACGAAACTCGTCGCAAAGCACGCAACGCCCTTGCATTGGAGGGAAAGATTGCCTCTGAAGGCGAGATCAGACGGTGGAGAGAGGGCTATGAAAGAAAACTGGCAGAAGAcagggaaagagagaaacGCAGCCTGGGGTTCGACACCGCCGAAACCCGGATCAATGCAGAGCAAAGGGAAAAAGCCTTGAATGCGCAACCGTTACCTGACCCAAATGCAAAGGACAGTTTGCAATAATCCTAGGATTCTAAATGCACCGTTTGCATTACCAGAAACCTTTTGGTTGCGATCTTCAGCTGATGATATGATATCATCTGCCAACCACTCAAAAAGGAAGACATCCGGAAGCTGCCTATCTGTCAGAACTTGCCTTGTCAAACTCCGGTGAAACATGATATATTTTAGACGGCAAACAAATGACCTGCAAGCTGTACCTTTCATATTCCATCGACGGCAAGGTATCCCAGCTGAAGTCTGATCAACCATGCCAACACGCATCATCGTGCCACAAAAGGAGATAGTGGATGAAAGGTTGCATAATCGATCCAAACGGTGACAGAAAGGATGAAAAAGGATCAAATACTAATAGAAGACAAGATGGTATCGACCATGTTGAATTCGAAAATTGCATAAAGGATGTGCCAGCGTATCGCAGCAGCTTGCATCTCACCCTCTTCAGCATCGTCAGTGCTAAACGAGCGAGAAGGATACAAATGAGGGACGGCGTGAGTTGTGAGAACTGATAAGGCAAAACTATTCtcccatcatcctcaaacaCTTGCTCGAAAAATAAATTCCTCTCCAAGTTGcccaaggaaaagaaaattgtTTAAAGTAGTCTATTGTCGAGAAAGTCACCAATTCTCAAACTTGTTCTTTCTCTCGCCACCTACTCGTATCTTCAACTTGATCAAAATGCCTCAATATCGTAGTACAGCTTCTACTTATCCGCCTTCAGTAGACGCCGAGCAGTTTTCCGGAACATGCACAAACGAAGATGTGGAATCATTCATGTCTTTGCTAACAAATCCTTATCTTGTCGCATTGTTGACTCGCGGAGGCAATGTAGCTTCATCCCCAACAGAGGCATACCATAATCTTCCCCGAGAAACCAGAGATCAATTCACTGCAATTTACAAAGGGATAATAGATGTAATTGTGGATATAAGGAATGGCACGCggagagaagaatttgGCGCCTTCAAGGAtaaaatgatgaagaatgtTTATATACAGCAAATCAAACATAGCTTATGTGGAACAGACGGTCTACCTtctgttgaagatgctATTGATCACTATAGAATTATCGATGACTACAATCCCTCAAATACAGCGATTGAAGAGACTGACGGATCTCTATTTACTCCAAATAAACTGGGAAGGGTTGATTCTGGGGTGAGTGATGACTTGCATGCcttctcaaagacaagTACTAATCATGTATTTAAAACAGCTTGGTGGTATCTCATTCCCTGGAAGCAGGGAAAACACGGCTCGACTGTCAACTCCAGATTCGCAACTGGAACATCTCGAGTCTCTAAGAGTCGAAGTGGATTAATGGACAGAAGCATCCAATTTCGGTCATGGAGGCAAAAGCAGGGGCTGGATGAATTTGAGTGAGTTTGGCAGAGCTTTGTCATGATAAATTAGAACAAGCCAAGCTCTAGATATATCTTCTGGGAATCATTTATCTAATCATGCcaaaataaataataatgctACAATTGATCAATACATGTAtatttccttatccttaCGTAATCCTCGTTGACGGACTTTCGTCTTCACCACTCCTAATGTAaagtgctgacgcacttGCACTCGCCCATTAGAAACTAGGTAGGGTATTCATTTGGGTTATTCATTATCACGAACTGAACAGGCGTCGTAACCACAGAAGCAGATTCTGGCTGTGTTCAATTCGGTCCAAATTGTATAGGGTTTTTGCGTGTTCAACTCGAAAAGCCAACATTCAATTTACACCATGTTTTGTTTAATATTAGataaatcttcaaactcaatacTTATCTTGTTCTATATAACATATACTATCAAACccaatacttttcaaccCTCAGCCGTCAACATCATCTATTgatatgtcaagcttgcaggcTGGCTCATCGGACGGCTCCCACGGTCTTACCCCGCATGGCCCTTCCCAGAGCCATCTCCCTGCACCGTCAACTTCCTCTCAAACACGTAAATGGCGCCGGATCACAAAATTTAACCCCTCAGCTATTCCAACAGAGCGCGAGAACCTACCACAGTACTCAGCGACCAATACTGACTGGCATAACGACGGCACTGGTCAAATTCCTTCATCCCTGTCACTTCTACTCGATTGGCTGCCGATTTAACGTAATTATGACTCTCTGAAAGGTAAAGGTAACTCCAGGCCGCAGGATGGATACAAGACGGCATCAGCCTATCTAAAGGAGCGAGGATGTCCTACTCTTCGAACGCCTTCAGGTATACGAAGCAAagtaaatggaaaagcccTCCCGTTCAAGTCCCTACACTGCGATAGTTCATTCTTAGTTGACACGCCTTCATTCGGATTGGGTCAAGGCCAGAGGCTGGAAAGATGGGACTGAAAATGAATAGGGACAATACATCATCGATCATGCACCCATTGATCGCCATGTAGGTGCGGAGAAGGATGCCATGGGCGAGCAAGTCACAAACACCATCTCAAACCCTAGCTGTTCCGCTGGACTATTGGTAGACGACGTATGAATGATTTGCTCAGAGTGGGTCATCCTTTATCCTATCTTCGGCGACTGAAACGAGATATCATGCCCTAAAGACAGGAGGAAGTGATTGAACCGAtggttggaagatgatgggtGATTCTGGAGCGCTTAGCTAGTTTTTTGTCCAAGATATTGAGAAAATCGTGTAGCTGAGATGTTGTTGGCATAGTTTACAGAAGAACAGAGCTCCAGTTTGCTAGTTAGTAATACATAACTAAGacataaacattcagatGCACGAAATGGTAAAATGTAGAAATGACAACCATTGATCATTACGTAACCATACAGGGAGGATGTTGGAAGTGCATAGCACTTCACGCTGCCACATGAGAAAACTcggataagtccgtcaacgtaGAATACataattgtagatagaatagtttctctttcatacttcatttcatatgTACgaccagtgctagttttgcggtattCCACCTTAAGCCTTTCTACGAGAACCTTAAATAATGAAAGTcttaattacagtgaggcactcaagcctacagAAACATctgtaggcttgagtgcctcactgtaattaagAGTTTGTTCTTAAGGTTCCGGTAGAAACGCTTAAGGTCGAAATacagcaaaactagcactggtggtgcatcgaaatgaagtatctaaagaaaagatagattacaatattcctctttatatatcctctgCTACTGCTCAGGGAACGCTTGTGTTCCGAGTTGAATAATATAATGGACAGAGCCAGACCTGCAACAAGCTACACAAGAcagcggaggtcgccgcaGCGCCTCCATAAGCGTGATAAGGGCT
Proteins encoded in this region:
- a CDS encoding pre-mRNA-splicing factor CWC22, with the protein product MPRNRSSSYSRSPSPRSPSRSYTRSISPNGKNASLDDAHAQKRKRSSSSIARDRSASPPTRRRRSQSPIDRPRKSIVDAPQIRDVDPARRRVREQALLERSINQELSKVNGNDGTVVTANGKTVDEAAKAEFQKLLGSRSGGAYIPPARLRAMQAEAAKDKASSEYQRMSWDALKKSINGLINKVNVSNIKHVVPELFGENLIRGKGLFARSIMRAQASSLPFTPVFAALVAIVNTKLPQVGELVLIRLISQFRRAYKRNDKIVCHATSTFIAHLVNQYVAHELVALQILLLCLDRPTDDSIEVAVGFMREVGLFLSENSPKANNTVFERFRAVLHEGQISKRCQYMIEVLFQVRKDKYKDNPAIPEGLDLVEEEEQITHRVTLDDELQVQESLNLFKVDPNFLQNEQRYADIKREILGDSDDDSGTEGDSEVSDSEDELKDDVAPEKAGIQDMTETNLINLRRTIYLTIMNSLNFEEAVHKLQRINIPEGREIELCNMVVECCSQERTYSNFYGLIGERFCKLHRVWTDAFQEAFQKYYDTIHRYETNKLRNIGRFFGHLLASDGISWAVLHVIHMNEEETTSSSRIFAKIMFQEMVEEMGINRVTERFRIPDLKPAFAGLFPMDNPKNTRFAINYFTSIGMGKVTEEMREYLANAPRLLAAQQAAQKALESSSDSDSSSSDTSSDISSTDSDSDSSR